The proteins below are encoded in one region of Aspergillus nidulans FGSC A4 chromosome III:
- a CDS encoding M50 family metallopeptidase (transcript_id=CADANIAT00005554) — translation MAPYYALLTDRGIAAESHSHLYKRDLTVNHTQAVTLGVMAAYVVVIAILWNVPYLRYSLWPFKMLVIAFHEFGHAITACCTGGRVKSISLDPHEGGVTHMQGGMAAITLPAGYLGSSIIGALLIFAGFNIIASKVASIVLGVCFLLTLWWARRDLLTIVTVLLAVGLLVACWFIAHGEALKWVVLFIGVMSALYSVWDICDDLILRKVNSSDASVFAQRYGGSSRCWGLLWSLISLIFIAIAIVAAIAAFPQSFSQQEDDSKSFLPTKF, via the exons ATGGCACCCTACTATGCCCTCCTTACCGACCGCGGCATCGCCGCAGAGTCCCACTCTCATCTCTACAAGCGCGATCTCACAGTCAACCACACCCAAGCGGTAACTCTCGGCGTGATGGCTGCCTATGTTGTAGTAATAGCTATACTCTGGAATGTGCCGTATCTGCGGTACTCACTGTGGCCGTTCAAA ATGCTGGTAATCGCCTTCCACGAATTCGGCCACGCCATAACCGCCTGCTGCACTGGCGGTCGCGTGAAATCCATCTCACTGGACCCCCACGAAGGCGGCGTCACGCACATGCAGGGCGGGATGGCCGCAATCACGCTGCCGGCGGGGTACCTGGGCTCCTCGATAATCGGGGCACTGCTGATCTTCGCGGGTTTCAATATCATTGCCAGCAAAGTGGCTAGTATTGTACTGGGTGTGTGCTTTCTGCTCACACTCTGGTGGGCGAGGAGGGATCTTTTGACGATCGTGACAGTCTTGTTGGCGGTGGGGCTGTTGGTTGCGTGCTGGTTTATTGCGCATGGGGAGGCACTGAAGTGGGTTGTT TTATTCATTGGCGTCATGTCCGCGCTGTATAGCGTTTGGGATATT TGCGAcgacctcatcctccgcaaagTGAATTCCTCAGACGCAAGTGTCTTTGCGCAGCGCTATGGCGGGTCCTCACGCTGCTGGGGTCTTCTTTGGTCCCTGATCTCTCTCATTTTTATCGCCATTGCGATTGTTGCAGCAATAGCTGCGTTTCCGCAGTCGTTTAGCCAACAGGAGGATGATTCGAAGAGTTTCTTGCCGACGAAGTTCTAG
- a CDS encoding protein palI (transcript_id=CADANIAT00005555), which produces MLLKPATPLTILLLIAFVLLLLSVISTPIVKSIPLATFDNVEYGVFGYCKAGTCTAIHIGYTTGLLRLPLRSEVANLSAEEIENTGSTDSDFNLPSDARRSLSSILIVHPIAAFLTLICLCLAAAAHLHAPSHSPRYLLALLILLLPTLLVSLLAFLVDILLFVPHLSWGGWIVLAATIILVTCGVVTCAMRRTLVSRKARKRRIAENAEMSGQNYYNRQNAAAAALNESKPIAPEAKETFVAATQSSESGPTFATFRTNTRSSDDDRTPLNNHSDPSAQDAGYQSRIPGDPVPYNAPRDDFGNPLPPGAYNSAPRMRTPGPPGPPPPDSRVRDQYSDPRRGPPTGFAPRGRGGYPPRGGYGRGGPYGGPLRAQFSCSSHRAGWLYGPNARRTCRTDGTWRIPAATGSGRIW; this is translated from the coding sequence ATGTTGCTCAAACCGGCAACCCCATTGACCATCCTTCTCCTGATCGCCTTtgtcctccttcttctctccgtgATATCGACTCCTATTGTTAAGAGTATTCCGTTGGCAACTTTTGACAATGTCGAATATGGGGTCTTCGGTTATTGCAAAGCTGGCACTTGCACCGCGATCCACATCGGCTATACCACAGGTTTGTTGCGTTTACCCCTCAGGTCTGAGGTCGCTAATCTTAGCGCAGAGGAAATCGAAAACACTGGAAGTACGGACAGCGACTTTAACCTCCCGTCCGACGCGCGGAGATCACTTTCTTCTATCCTTATCGTCCACCCGATCGCTGCTTTTCTCACTTTGATCTGCCTTTGTCTCGCTGCTGCGGCTCATCTGCACGCTCCGTCGCATTCGCCTCGCTACTTACTGGCCTTGTTGATCTTGCTCCTTCCGACTCTTCTCGTCTCGTTGCTTGCTTTCCTGGTCGATATACTGCTCTTTGTGCCGCATTTGTCATGGGGTGGCTGGATAGTTCTCGCCGCGACTATTATCCTGGTCACTTGCGGTGTTGTCACTTGTGCCATGCGCCGGACTCTGGTCAGTCGCAAGGCTCGCAAGAGGCGCATCGCGGAAAATGCCGAAATGAGTGGGCAGAACTACTATAATCGTCAGAAcgccgctgcggctgcaTTGAATGAGAGCAAGCCAATCGCGcctgaagccaaagaaacCTTCGTCGCTGCAACTCAAAGCTCAGAGTCCGGGCCTACGTTCGCCACCTTTCGCACAAACACGCGTTCAAGTGACGACGATCGTACACCTCTAAATAACCACAGCGATCCGAGCGCCCAAGACGCTGGGTATCAGTCGCGGATTCCTGGAGATCCAGTTCCTTATAACGCCCCTCGAGATGATTTCGGGAACCCGTTACCACCAGGAGCCTACAACTCCGCTCCTAGAATGCGTACGCCTGGACCTCCTGGACCCCCACCTCCTGACTCCAGAGTGCGCGACCAATATTCGGACCCGCGAAGAGGGCCCCCTACAGGATTTGCTCCACGTGGCCGTGGCGGGTATCCACCTCGCGGAGGATATGGTCGTGGCGGACCTTACGGAGGCCCGCTACGGGCCCAATTCTCGTGCTCCTCTCACCGGGCGGGGTGGTTATATGGGCCCAATGCGCGGCGGACCTGCAGGACCGATGGCACGTGGAGGATACCGGCCGCAACCGGCAGCGGGCGGATATGGTAA